TGATGGTCGAGGAGCTGGGGCGCTACCTGATCGGCTGGAACCCCTTCCACATCCGCCGGTTCACCCACATCGCCTACTGCGACTTCGCGTCCAAGCGCGGGTCGATGGACTTCTACTGCGCCGTCAGCGGGTTGGAGCAGGCGCTGTGGGACATCGTCGGCAAGGCGCTGAACACGCCGGTCTACAACCTGCTGGGCGGGCCCGTCCACGACCGAATCCGGGTCTACGCAAACGGCTGGGGAGGCCATACCTACGGCGACACGGCGGCGCAACGGTGCGCGGACGCGGCGCGCCAAGTCGTGGAACGCGGGTTCACGGCGTTGAAGTTCGATCCGTTTCCGGGACCCTGGCGCGAGTACATCCGTCGCGACGACGAGGACGCGGCCGTCACGTGCGTTCGCGCGGTCAGGGAGGCGGTCGGAGACGACGTGGACATCCTCATCGAGGCGCATCGCCGTCTCGCGCCGATGCACGCCGTTCGCGTTGCTGAGGCGATGGCGGAGTACCGCCCGTTCTGGTACGAGGAGCCGGTGTCATCGAAGAACGTCGATGCCCTCGCCGAAGTCCGGCGGCGGATCGCCATACCGGTCGTGACGGGCGAGGAGCTCTACACGAAGGCGGAGTTCCGCGAGGTGTTCGAGCGCCAGGCGGCTGACATCCTGAACCCTGACGTCTGCAACTGCGGCGGCATCTTGGAGCTCAAGGAGATCGCGGCGATGGCGGAGCCGTACTACGTCGCCGTGTCGCCGCACAACTACAACAGCACGACCGTCGGGCTCGCCGCGACGCTCCAGGCGAGCGCCGTCATGCCCAACTTCCTCATCACCGAGTACTTCGTGAACTTCGAGGAACGCGGGATTGCCATTGCGCGCGAGCCGCTGCGCGTCGAAGACGGCTACATCGCACTGCCGACGACGCCGGGCATCGGCATCGACCTCGACGAAGAGGCGCTGAGGCGGTTCCCGTACCGTCAGAGGCAGAAGCGCTCGCTGACGTGAGAGCCCGGTCACTCCTCTGAGGCGCCTGCTGAACGCAGCCGGGCGACGATGTCGCGGAGGGCAACCAGCGGCGGCTCCTCGCCATCGCGCGCCGTGCGCCACGCGGCGCTGAATGCCTGTTCGCCCATGGCGCCCATGACGATGGCGAGGTTGTGTTGGATCTGAACGGCGACGCGCATGCCGTGTTCCGACGCGATGGCGAGCGCCCTGGCGAACCATGCGACGGACTCGTCCGGACGGTCCTGGCGGCATCGGAGCACGCCGATTTGCGCCAGCGTGTTGACCATTAGCGGCGGATGTTCCTGCCGCTCGTAGGTTTCCAGCGCCTTGCGATACCACGCCTCCGCCTCGTCGAAGCGCTGTCGCTCCTCGGCGATGATGCCCAACTGGTGGTAGTCGGACGCCGCGTCACGCTCCAACCCCAGCCGCTCGAAGATTTTCAGCGCCTTGCGATACCACGCCTCCGCCTGGTCGAAGCGCTGTCGCTCCTGGGCGATGATGCCCAACTGGTGGTAGTCGTCCGCCGCGTCACGCTCCAACCCCAGCCGCTCGAAGATTTCCAGCGCCTTGCGATACCACGCCTCCGCCTCGTCGAAGCGCTGTCGCTCCTCGGCGAT
This is a stretch of genomic DNA from Candidatus Poribacteria bacterium. It encodes these proteins:
- a CDS encoding mandelate racemase/muconate lactonizing enzyme family protein encodes the protein MRVTGVTPHLVDSGGGKNWLFVKVDTDEGLHGWGECYTQTDRDRSIAVMVEELGRYLIGWNPFHIRRFTHIAYCDFASKRGSMDFYCAVSGLEQALWDIVGKALNTPVYNLLGGPVHDRIRVYANGWGGHTYGDTAAQRCADAARQVVERGFTALKFDPFPGPWREYIRRDDEDAAVTCVRAVREAVGDDVDILIEAHRRLAPMHAVRVAEAMAEYRPFWYEEPVSSKNVDALAEVRRRIAIPVVTGEELYTKAEFREVFERQAADILNPDVCNCGGILELKEIAAMAEPYYVAVSPHNYNSTTVGLAATLQASAVMPNFLITEYFVNFEERGIAIAREPLRVEDGYIALPTTPGIGIDLDEEALRRFPYRQRQKRSLT
- a CDS encoding tetratricopeptide repeat protein — its product is MAEERQRFDEAEAWYRKALEIFERLGLERDAADDYHQLGIIAQERQRFDQAEAWYRKALKIFERLGLERDAASDYHQLGIIAEERQRFDEAEAWYRKALETYERQEHPPLMVNTLAQIGVLRCRQDRPDESVAWFARALAIASEHGMRVAVQIQHNLAIVMGAMGEQAFSAAWRTARDGEEPPLVALRDIVARLRSAGASEE